One Penaeus vannamei isolate JL-2024 chromosome 27, ASM4276789v1, whole genome shotgun sequence genomic window carries:
- the LOC113811018 gene encoding cuticle protein AMP4: protein MKLILVACLLAVAAAAPRPQQDAQLLSETSENQGDGNFAYSYSIDNGINVDAAGSPGTAGQSNIVGSYTVPLADGGFAVIRYIANEDGFQPESEILR, encoded by the exons ATGAAGCTC ATCCTCGTAGCCTGCCTcctcgccgtcgccgccgccgccccccgcccccagcaGGATGCTCAGCTCCTGAGTGAGACCAGCGAGAACCAGGGAGACGGCAACTTCGCCTACTCCTACTCGATCGACAATGGCATCAATGTGGACGCCGCTGGATCCCCGGGCACCGCAGGGCAGAGCAACATCGTAGGCAGCTACAC cGTCCCCCTCGCCGACGGCGGATTCGCTGTCATCAGATACATTGCTAACGAGGATGGCTTCCAACCCGAGTCCGAAATTCTCCGCTAA